Proteins from one Sphaeramia orbicularis chromosome 17, fSphaOr1.1, whole genome shotgun sequence genomic window:
- the LOC115436865 gene encoding polypyrimidine tract-binding protein 2-like, with product MDGDVAVGVKRGSDELTMYGSSPNSVTANGSDSKKQRLDESPPSRVLHIRKLPSEVSETEVIALGLPFGKVTNILMLKGKNQAFLELSTEEAAITMVNYYTAVTPQVRNTPVFIQYSNHKELKTDSALNQRAQAVLQAVSAVQDGSSPSSDPGVLDLAPPPSPVLRIIIDNMFYPVTLDVLQQIFSKFGTVMKIITFTKNNQFQALLQFSDPVNAQQAKLSLDGQNIYNSCCTLRIDFSKLVNLNVKYNNDKSRDYTRPDLPTGDGDTTSKDHSLLGTPSGALASYSSGGGYSSSLSLSQGGGAISPLSAAAAAAAAAGRVALSGSGVSGVLLASNLNEEMVTPQSLFTLFGVYGDVQRVKILYNKKDSALIQLSDGNQAQLAMSHLNGQKVFGKVMRVTLSKHQTVALPREGLDDQLLTKDFSGSPLHRFKKPGSKNFQNIFPPSATLHLSNIRDAVGEDDLRLLFSNSGGTVKAFKFFQDRKMALIQMSSVEEAIQALMDLHNYDMGGNHHLKVSFSKSTI from the exons ATGGACGG TGATGTTGCGGTTGGTGTAAAG AGAGGCTCAGATGAGCTCACCATGTACGGTAGCAGCCCCAACTCTGTGACCG CAAACGGCAGTGATAGTAAGAAGCAGCGTCTGGATGAGTCACCTCCCTCCAGAGTTCTTCACATCAGGAAACTTCCCAGTGAGGTTTCAGAGACAGAAGTCATCGCTCTGGGGTTGCCTTTTGGAAAAGTCACTAATATACTGATGCTGAAAGGGAAAAACCAG GCTTTTTTGGAGCTTAGTACAGAGGAAGCAGCCATTACAATGGTGAACTACTACACAGCTGTCACACCACAG GTCAGAAACACTCCTGTATTTATCCAGTATTCCAACCATAAGGAACTGAAAACAGACTCTGCTCTAAATCAG AGGGCCCAGGCAGTTCTTCAGGCAGTGTCTGCAGTTCAGGATGGAAGCTCTCCCTCCTCTGACCCTGGAGTTTTGGATCTGGCTCCTCCTCCCAGCCCTGTTTTGCGCATTATAATTGACAACATGTTTTATCCTGTGACACTGGATGTCCTACAACAG ATCTTCAGTAAGTTTGGGACTGTGATGAAGATAATAACCTTCACCAAGAACAACCAGTTTCAGGCTCTTCTCCAATTCAGTGACCCTGTCAATGCACAGCAAGCTAAACTG TCTTTGGATGGACAGAACATCTATAATTCCTGTTGTACTCTGCGAATAGACTTCAGTAAACTGGTCAACCTTAATGTCAAGTACAACAATGATAAGAGTCGAGATTATACCAGACCTGACCTACCAACTGGAGACGGAGACACAACCAGCAAAGACCATTCTTTACTGG GTACCCCATCTGGAGCGCTAGCTTCCTACTCTAGTGGAGGAGGTTACTCATCTTCACTCTCCCTCTCACAGGGTGGAG GAGCCATTAGTCCTCTGAGTGCTGCAGCGGCAGCGGCAGCAGCTGCTGGTCGTGTTGCTCTGTCTGGTTCTGGAGTGTCGGGAGTCTTATTGGCATCCAACCTAAATGAAGAG ATGGTCACGCCTCAAAGTCTCTTTACCCTCTTCG gaGTCTATGGTGATGTCCAGAGGGTAAAGATCCTCTACAACAAAAAAGACAGTGCCCTGATCCAGCTGTCTGATGGCAACCAGGCTCAGCTGG CCATGAGCCATTTGAATGGTCAAAAGGTGTTTGGTAAAGTGATGAGAGTGACACTGTCCAAACATCAAACTGTGGCTTTGCCCAGAGAAGGACTGGATGACCAGCTACTAACTAAAG ATTTTTCTGGGTCACCGCTCCATCGTTTTAAGAAGCCAGGATCTAAGAATTTCCAGAATATCTTTCCTCCCTCTGCTACTCTTCACCTTTCAAATATCAG GGATGCAGTTGGAGAGGATGATCTTCGTCTACTGTTCTCCAACAGCGGAGGAACTGTCAAGGCCTTCAAGTTCTTCCA GGACCGTAAGATGGCCTTGATCCAGATGTCGTCAGTAGAGGAGGCGATCCAGGCTCTGATGGATCTTCACAACTATGACATGGGAGGGAATCACCACTTGAAAGTTTCCTTCTCAAAGTCTACCATCTAA